The Candidatus Eremiobacteraceae bacterium genome has a window encoding:
- a CDS encoding HAMP domain-containing sensor histidine kinase, with amino-acid sequence MRFLRSLHGRLTLAYAAALFLALCVFAGVSSFFLIQQYQAALDARLRATATALGAIGLGAGPTLHLDAGDLVEVQHMVTPRLDGAIFRNDGSVVTTTSSGVPPYVRDAVVLLTTTNSVQTLDAGHVRVVLTKLISGGRQIGSVAVWASTEPLEDFRRILVAVFIVAIPIVVAAAIFSAGYVTRRGLQPLRDIAALATRIEATDLSRRLNPPSERDELGSLSATFDRMLDRLQGAFERQRRFTADASHELRAPLSVIRAEADLALRRSREPGEYVSALETIASESDRLEELIDDLLVVARAEGGPPLVETAVDLAPFVSQAATRLGAVGEARGVKVESSVSPEAFVKGDPIALARVPLALLHNGVKYARAGGSVRVSLTHDDGKVRLVVEDDGPGFTADGLRRATDRFWRDDLGRGRDGSGLGLSIVRAIVEQSGGAIVLANAPGSGAQVSVSFPAL; translated from the coding sequence ATGCGCTTCCTTAGATCCCTCCACGGCCGCCTGACGCTCGCGTATGCGGCCGCGTTGTTCCTGGCGCTCTGCGTTTTCGCGGGCGTGTCCTCGTTCTTCCTGATCCAGCAGTACCAAGCGGCGCTCGACGCTCGCCTGCGCGCGACCGCGACCGCGCTCGGCGCGATCGGACTCGGCGCCGGTCCGACGCTCCACCTCGATGCCGGCGATCTCGTCGAGGTTCAACACATGGTAACACCTCGGCTTGACGGCGCGATCTTCCGGAACGACGGCAGTGTCGTCACGACGACGTCCTCAGGCGTTCCACCATACGTCCGCGACGCCGTCGTGCTCCTGACGACGACGAATTCCGTCCAGACTCTCGACGCGGGCCATGTCCGCGTCGTATTGACGAAGCTCATCTCTGGAGGCCGGCAGATCGGCTCGGTCGCGGTTTGGGCATCGACCGAGCCGCTCGAGGACTTCCGGCGGATCCTCGTCGCTGTCTTCATCGTCGCGATCCCTATCGTCGTCGCCGCCGCGATCTTCAGCGCGGGCTACGTGACGAGACGCGGCTTGCAGCCGTTGCGCGACATAGCCGCGCTCGCCACGAGAATCGAGGCGACGGACCTATCGAGGCGCCTCAACCCGCCGTCGGAGCGCGACGAGCTCGGGTCGCTCAGTGCGACGTTCGATCGCATGCTCGATCGGCTCCAGGGGGCGTTCGAACGGCAGCGGCGTTTCACGGCCGATGCGTCGCACGAACTCCGCGCGCCGTTGTCGGTCATCCGCGCCGAAGCCGACCTCGCGCTGCGACGCAGCCGCGAGCCCGGGGAATACGTCAGCGCGCTCGAGACGATCGCCTCGGAATCCGATCGGCTCGAAGAGCTCATCGACGATCTGCTCGTCGTCGCGCGCGCCGAGGGCGGCCCGCCGCTGGTCGAGACAGCGGTCGACCTCGCGCCGTTCGTCTCGCAAGCGGCGACGCGCCTAGGTGCGGTCGGCGAGGCGAGAGGGGTCAAGGTCGAGTCGTCGGTCTCACCGGAGGCTTTCGTGAAAGGCGATCCTATCGCGCTCGCGAGGGTGCCGCTCGCGCTGCTCCACAACGGCGTCAAGTACGCGCGCGCAGGCGGCTCCGTGCGCGTGTCGTTGACGCACGACGACGGCAAGGTCCGTCTCGTCGTCGAAGACGATGGTCCTGGGTTCACCGCGGACGGTCTGCGACGCGCGACCGATCGTTTTTGGCGCGACGACCTCGGCCGCGGCCGCGACGGTTCGGGCCTGGGGTTGTCGATAGTCCGGGCGATCGTCGAGCAATCCGGCGGCGCGATCGTCCTCGCGAACGCGCCGGGCTCCGGCGCGCAGGTCTCGGTCAGCTTCCCAGCGTTGTAG
- a CDS encoding response regulator transcription factor has product MKVLIVEDDSRLAEVVRRGLVEGGHVVDVEMDGEAGSTVAREGEYDAIVLDVMLPTRDGLSVARDLRSQGVKTPILMLTAKDAVDDRVTGLDAGADDYLCKPFVFRELEARLRSITRREPQPIRQRLEVGDLVMDLATRRVRRGSREVHLTARETAFLEYLMRNEGLLITRTMLENALWERDRTTASNLIEVYIRRLRAKLGASGELPLIHTVRGAGYRLSSAATDADESDALP; this is encoded by the coding sequence ATGAAAGTGCTCATCGTCGAAGACGATTCACGCCTTGCCGAAGTGGTCCGTCGAGGACTCGTCGAGGGCGGCCACGTCGTCGACGTCGAGATGGACGGCGAGGCGGGAAGCACTGTCGCGCGCGAAGGCGAGTACGACGCGATCGTGCTCGATGTCATGCTGCCGACTCGCGACGGCCTCAGCGTCGCCCGCGATCTCAGGTCGCAAGGCGTCAAGACGCCGATCCTCATGTTGACCGCGAAGGATGCAGTCGACGATCGGGTGACCGGTCTGGACGCCGGCGCGGACGACTACCTCTGCAAGCCGTTCGTCTTCAGAGAGCTCGAAGCGCGGCTACGGTCGATCACGCGGCGAGAGCCGCAGCCGATCCGTCAGAGACTCGAGGTCGGTGACCTCGTCATGGATCTCGCGACGCGACGCGTCCGACGCGGGTCCCGAGAGGTGCATCTGACGGCGCGCGAGACCGCATTCCTCGAATATCTCATGCGCAACGAGGGCCTGCTCATCACGCGCACGATGCTCGAGAACGCGCTGTGGGAGCGCGACCGGACGACCGCTTCAAATCTGATCGAGGTCTACATTAGGCGCTTGCGCGCGAAGCTCGGGGCGAGCGGCGAGCTGCCGCTCATCCACACGGTTCGTGGCGCGGGCTACAGGCTGTCGTCCGCGGCCACCGATGCCGACGAAAGCGATGCGCTTCCTTAG